The Altererythrobacter sp. H2 genomic sequence CTGGGCGGTTCGACCTTGACTGAGGCACGGCTGAACGAAGCCCTTCAGCAGTCCAACCTTGGCAACTTCAGCGAAGCACTCAAGCTGTTCAATTCTGTCCGCGGATCGGCTGCGCCGAGCCCGGTGCTGGCCCGGATGCTGCGCAATTATGAAGCGCTTGACGCGCTCAACCGGCAGAACGGACCGGAAGCCTTGCGCATCATGGAACTGCCGCTGACCGGCGATTTTCCCGATTCCGCGGAGCTGCGCCAACTCACCATTGGCGGCAATCTTGCAGAGCGGCTGTCAGCAGAAAACACATCCTCCCTGGCCAATGCGTCTGCTGGTCTTTCCCCGCTGGAACGAGCGCAGCTTCTCGATGGACAGGGGTACTATCTGCGGGCGGCAGCGCTGCGCCTGATGGGGCGCGAGGCCGACGCCGTCACTGCCCTGCAGGCTGCCGAAAACACACTGTCCGACGTGCGGGACGGAAGGGTGACGTCCGTCATCTGGCTCAGGGCTCAGATTCTGGGAGAGCTTGCAGAGCTTGCCGAGGAGTCCGGCCGGGGAGCCGACTCGGAAATGCTCCATCAGCAAGGCATAGCGCTGCTTGATCTGCATTATCCGGACTCGCCGGTCCTGCAGAGCGCGCGTGCCCAGCAGGCGGGTTACCTCGCCCGCAGCGGGCGGGAGGCCGAGGCACTGGCTGTCTATCGCGATATTGTCGACAAAGCGGATGGGCGGCCCGCGCCGACCTTGCGCAGCCTGCTCTCGCCTTATTTCAGTCTGTTGCTGCGGGGCGGTCCGAATGCCGATGCAGCACCGGACGTTTTCGCTGCCAGCCAGCTGTTGCAACGTCCGGGCCTCGCACAAACCCAGGCCGTGCTGGCGCGCGAACTTTCCGGTGGAAGCGACGAGGCGTCGCAGCTGTTCCGCAAAGCCACGAACGTCGGCCGGGCCATCGAGCGTCTTCGCGGTTCGATCCTTGAAATGGGCAATCCGGGGCAGCTGTCTCCTGAGCTTGCGGCGCTGCATGCTGAACGGACGCTGCGGCTGGAACAGTCGCTCGTCGAACAGGCGGAAGTGCAGCAGCGGCTGGCGGAATATCCCCGTTACCGTGCCGTGTCGGACGGCGCTGTGAGCCTTGACGAGATGCGGGCCATCCTTGCGGATGGGGAGGCCTATGTGAAGGTGGTCAACCTCGAACGCGAAACCTTTGTCGTCTATGCCACGAAAGATGAGGCCCTCGCTTATCGTGCGGAGATTACGCCTGCCCAGATGGAAAGAGCGGTGGATGACTTGCGGGCCAGCATAGCCATCACCGAGGGCGGCGAAGTGCTGACTTTCCCGTTTGATATCGAGCGTTCGCGGGACCTCTACAGCAAGCTGTTCAGTGCCCTGGGTGATCGTCTTCCGGCAAGTCGGCACATCGTGTTCGAACCTGACGGGGCTTTGCTGCGGATCCCGATGAACCTGCTGGTAACTGATGACGCAAGTGTTGAGCGTTACCGTGCAACTGTTGCCGGGGGCGGAGATGAATATGACTTCCGCGGCACGGCATGGCTGGGCCGGACTTCGGAAATCAGCACTTCTGTTTCGCCAGCGGCATTTCGCGATGTCCGGGCATCGCGCCAGTCAAACGGTAGCAAGTCCTACCTCGGGCTGGGCCAGAATGAGCCAATCGGTGAGCCGGGTGAGGGCAATGGCACGCGCTCTGTTTCCGGGGCCGGAGAGGACTGTGTTTGGTCGCCCTCGATCTGGGCCAATCCGATTTCGTCGGAAGAGCTCTACACGGCAGCAGCACGCTTTGGCGGGTTGGCCACCGGGCAGACCGAAGTGATCGCGCGCGAAGCGTTCACCGATGATGCCATAAAGCAGAAAGCGGACCTGAAAGACTACCGCATAGTCCATTTTGCTACCCACGGGCTGGTTACTGCACCCAAGGCGG encodes the following:
- a CDS encoding CHAT domain-containing protein, with amino-acid sequence MKSISLAAALAGVLAASAAPAALSAQQQRPISLRDSFPIGSNGLCEAQIMAPEAGAGIFDRRYSIICRDASAPIGTLWVVRGQRVGDAETRFVDAGSQCAAQELRQQPEGLAGTRALTCTNSNSIIRTRVLAGEAGNRTFAASGFAAYEDALRLGLASLATDRIVAGTVEIPLTQASDAAAFARAQAQAISADQALSEAYRRSNSGRFAEAAEFFAASASSLGGSTLTEARLNEALQQSNLGNFSEALKLFNSVRGSAAPSPVLARMLRNYEALDALNRQNGPEALRIMELPLTGDFPDSAELRQLTIGGNLAERLSAENTSSLANASAGLSPLERAQLLDGQGYYLRAAALRLMGREADAVTALQAAENTLSDVRDGRVTSVIWLRAQILGELAELAEESGRGADSEMLHQQGIALLDLHYPDSPVLQSARAQQAGYLARSGREAEALAVYRDIVDKADGRPAPTLRSLLSPYFSLLLRGGPNADAAPDVFAASQLLQRPGLAQTQAVLARELSGGSDEASQLFRKATNVGRAIERLRGSILEMGNPGQLSPELAALHAERTLRLEQSLVEQAEVQQRLAEYPRYRAVSDGAVSLDEMRAILADGEAYVKVVNLERETFVVYATKDEALAYRAEITPAQMERAVDDLRASIAITEGGEVLTFPFDIERSRDLYSKLFSALGDRLPASRHIVFEPDGALLRIPMNLLVTDDASVERYRATVAGGGDEYDFRGTAWLGRTSEISTSVSPAAFRDVRASRQSNGSKSYLGLGQNEPIGEPGEGNGTRSVSGAGEDCVWSPSIWANPISSEELYTAAARFGGLATGQTEVIAREAFTDDAIKQKADLKDYRIVHFATHGLVTAPKADCPPRPALLTSFGGADSDGLLTFAEIFSLQLDADLVVLSACDTAGSATIGATREAGVVSGGDFALDGLVRAFVGAGGRTVVASHWPVPDDYNATQRLVSGLLAGDGKATASSLRESQISLMDEADTSHPFYWSAFAIVGDGAIRLER